In the Bremerella alba genome, one interval contains:
- a CDS encoding GspE/PulE family protein, protein MVDAGEILLSCGLLTPEQAEIVRNEQESSADFIPKAVQLSFVEEDEALKALATAVGLEFIDLTHTEIDMALIKTIPQRLIYRQSLLPVRRENGSIVVATSDPFDLYPLDEVASATGLSVVPVLAGRAEIAKLIKANLGVGGETVEGMLARKEEEETGVELLQDIDDEGGELAEVEQEASVIRLVNEILLEAIESRASDVHIETQSNNSVVIRYRIDGMLHSQSVPPEINYFQAAIISRLKIMSRLNIAEKRLPQDGRMKLKVRGREIDVRVSVIPMIHGESIVMRILDKGSLSFDLQKLGMDKDVYAQFQKIIRQPHGIILVTGPTGSGKTTTLYSALLEIRDEATKIITTEDPVEYQLDGINQIQVHSKIGLTFSASLRSILRHDPDVVLVGEIRDLETAENAIQASLTGHLVFSTLHTNDAAGAFARMVDMGVEPFLIASTVEGVMAQRLVRRLCPDCKAPHEVHRADLPDDFPWDDLQEQDEKRLFHPVGCRKCRGVGYTGRMGIYELLTSTEDLRQMVHDNVSSWEIKQAAMKQGMFTLRQYGWRKALGGQTSVEEILRVTKSDNLRGH, encoded by the coding sequence ATGGTCGATGCTGGTGAAATTCTGTTGAGTTGCGGGTTATTGACGCCGGAACAGGCCGAGATTGTTCGTAACGAACAAGAATCGAGTGCGGATTTCATCCCGAAAGCCGTACAGCTTTCCTTCGTCGAAGAAGACGAAGCTCTCAAGGCATTAGCCACAGCGGTAGGCCTCGAATTTATCGATCTCACCCACACCGAGATCGACATGGCCCTTATCAAAACCATTCCTCAGCGGCTGATCTATCGCCAATCGCTGCTGCCGGTCCGTCGAGAAAACGGGAGCATCGTGGTTGCCACCAGCGACCCTTTCGATCTGTACCCGTTGGATGAGGTTGCTTCCGCGACCGGACTGAGTGTTGTTCCGGTTCTTGCTGGTCGCGCCGAGATTGCCAAGTTAATCAAAGCCAACCTGGGCGTCGGTGGCGAGACCGTCGAAGGGATGTTGGCGCGTAAAGAAGAAGAGGAAACGGGCGTCGAGCTATTGCAAGATATCGACGACGAAGGAGGCGAACTGGCGGAGGTCGAACAAGAAGCTTCGGTCATTCGCCTGGTGAACGAAATTTTGCTCGAAGCGATCGAATCACGGGCCAGTGACGTTCACATTGAAACACAATCCAACAACTCGGTGGTCATCCGCTATCGGATCGATGGGATGCTCCACTCGCAATCGGTACCGCCAGAGATCAACTACTTTCAGGCCGCGATTATCAGCCGCTTGAAGATTATGTCGCGGCTAAACATCGCCGAGAAGCGACTGCCGCAAGACGGTCGCATGAAATTGAAAGTCCGCGGCCGCGAGATCGACGTGCGTGTATCGGTCATCCCCATGATCCATGGCGAGAGCATCGTCATGCGTATTTTGGACAAAGGATCCCTCTCCTTCGACCTGCAGAAGTTGGGGATGGACAAAGACGTCTACGCTCAGTTCCAGAAGATCATCCGCCAGCCGCACGGCATTATCTTGGTCACCGGTCCAACTGGTTCCGGAAAGACGACCACGCTCTACAGTGCCCTGCTGGAAATTCGCGACGAAGCGACCAAGATCATCACCACGGAAGACCCTGTCGAATATCAGCTAGACGGGATCAACCAGATTCAAGTCCACTCCAAAATTGGGCTGACCTTCAGTGCTTCGCTGCGAAGTATTCTCCGTCACGACCCGGACGTTGTCCTTGTGGGTGAAATTCGTGACTTGGAAACGGCCGAAAACGCCATTCAAGCGTCCCTCACCGGTCACTTGGTGTTTAGCACGCTGCATACCAACGATGCCGCCGGTGCTTTTGCCCGTATGGTGGACATGGGCGTCGAACCGTTCCTGATTGCTTCAACAGTCGAAGGGGTGATGGCCCAACGTCTGGTGCGTCGTTTGTGCCCCGACTGCAAAGCACCGCACGAAGTCCATCGGGCCGACCTGCCGGACGACTTTCCGTGGGACGATTTGCAAGAACAGGACGAGAAGAGACTCTTTCACCCGGTGGGCTGCCGCAAGTGTCGTGGTGTCGGTTACACGGGACGAATGGGTATCTACGAACTGCTAACGTCAACGGAAGATCTTCGTCAGATGGTTCACGACAACGTCAGTAGCTGGGAAATTAAACAGGCCGCTATGAAACAGGGTATGTTCACCCTGCGACAATACGGCTGGCGGAAGGCCCTTGGCGGACAGACATCCGTCGAAGAAATTCTTCGCGTTACTAAGAGTGATAATCTTCGCGGACATTAG
- a CDS encoding type II secretion system F family protein: MPDFAYVARNLQGQKVSGKLAAQTEGEVINSLNAKSLFPIEVKLEKQGTRFRIGGKRVSAQQAANFYAQLASLVRSGVPLMRSLNVLNDQASNPALKAVLDDIRGRVEEGEPLDSAMARHPRAFSDMAINMVRAGAEGGFLEDALERVAAFTEEQEDLKGRTLSALAYPIFLAVVGSLILTFLIVFFVPSFEEMFSRLRERGQLPAITDWLLWFSGTLNSYGLFILIGFIGLGVYFRAALNSENGKRRLDYFKIKVPLLGSIILDLSVARFCRVLGTMLKNGVPILRALEISRQAAGNRILATAIEEASENISSGESLAAPLSSSGYFPKTVVEMISVAEESNSLDRVLVEIADGLERRTTRRLDLAVRLLEPIMLLVMAAIVLVVVIALLLPVFRMSSAL, encoded by the coding sequence ATGCCAGACTTCGCTTACGTCGCACGAAACCTGCAGGGCCAAAAGGTCTCTGGCAAGCTTGCTGCGCAGACGGAAGGGGAAGTAATCAATTCGCTCAATGCGAAAAGCCTCTTTCCCATCGAAGTCAAGCTGGAAAAACAAGGGACTCGTTTTCGCATTGGTGGCAAGCGAGTTAGTGCCCAACAAGCGGCCAACTTCTATGCTCAATTAGCCTCGCTCGTCCGCAGTGGTGTGCCGTTGATGCGATCGCTCAACGTGCTCAACGATCAGGCCTCGAATCCAGCCCTCAAAGCGGTCCTGGATGACATTCGCGGTCGAGTTGAGGAAGGGGAGCCGCTGGACTCAGCGATGGCTCGCCATCCGCGAGCTTTCAGCGACATGGCGATCAACATGGTCCGCGCCGGCGCCGAGGGTGGCTTCCTGGAAGACGCCTTGGAACGTGTGGCCGCATTTACCGAAGAACAGGAAGACCTTAAAGGTCGTACACTGAGCGCGCTGGCCTACCCTATCTTCCTGGCCGTCGTGGGCTCGCTTATTTTGACATTTCTTATCGTGTTCTTCGTGCCGAGCTTTGAAGAAATGTTTTCTCGCTTGCGAGAACGTGGTCAATTGCCGGCAATTACTGACTGGCTGCTCTGGTTCAGCGGAACCTTGAACAGCTATGGACTGTTTATCTTAATAGGGTTCATTGGGCTGGGCGTTTATTTCCGAGCGGCCTTAAACTCAGAAAATGGCAAGCGCCGACTCGACTATTTCAAAATCAAAGTTCCTCTGCTTGGCTCGATTATCCTGGATTTGTCCGTCGCAAGGTTCTGCCGAGTGCTGGGAACCATGCTGAAAAACGGAGTTCCCATCCTGAGGGCTCTGGAGATCAGCCGCCAAGCGGCAGGCAATCGCATCCTGGCGACGGCGATTGAAGAGGCATCCGAAAACATTTCATCCGGTGAATCGCTCGCCGCGCCGCTGAGCAGTTCCGGCTATTTCCCCAAGACCGTTGTCGAAATGATCAGTGTCGCGGAAGAATCGAACTCGCTCGATCGCGTTTTGGTCGAAATAGCCGACGGCCTGGAACGAAGAACTACACGTCGGCTCGACCTGGCCGTTCGTTTGTTAGAACCAATCATGTTGTTGGTCATGGCGGCCATTGTGCTGGTCGTCGTGATCGCTTTGCTGCTGCCCGTCTTCCGGATGAGCAGTGCTTTGTAG
- the gspG gene encoding type II secretion system major pseudopilin GspG: protein MTHSRRRRRAVAGFTLIEVLLVLVILVILGSIVGVSVFGVQKQALEKAAKTQVESIESAIKFYKLNMNKAPESLDGLITQPSDDKSNKWKGPYWEEDTIPMDPWENEYQYEVNGADYKVWSMGPDGASGTEDDING, encoded by the coding sequence ATGACCCATTCGCGACGTCGCCGCCGTGCGGTAGCCGGTTTTACGCTCATTGAAGTTCTATTGGTGCTAGTGATCCTGGTGATTCTCGGCTCGATCGTGGGTGTTTCGGTGTTTGGTGTCCAAAAGCAAGCCCTCGAAAAGGCCGCCAAGACTCAGGTCGAAAGCATCGAGAGCGCCATCAAGTTCTATAAATTGAACATGAACAAAGCCCCCGAATCGCTTGACGGTCTGATTACCCAGCCTTCGGACGACAAAAGTAACAAATGGAAAGGTCCGTACTGGGAAGAAGACACCATCCCGATGGATCCGTGGGAAAACGAATATCAGTACGAAGTCAACGGTGCAGACTACAAGGTCTGGTCGATGGGTCCTGACGGAGCCAGCGGTACCGAAGACGACATCAACGGCTAA
- a CDS encoding pentapeptide repeat-containing protein yields the protein MIEIRHKSSGDVLRQLKLKTLAGAKLSDCDLSMAKLRGNFSRANLNRSDLRASDLKGANLRRASLKKDCLEGAIFIGADLTDANLEGAKLTGAKFFNAILRGTLLEDSEMDIRVGNGGLGKKNKSPSKS from the coding sequence ATGATCGAAATACGCCATAAATCATCCGGAGACGTGCTTCGCCAGCTTAAACTCAAAACTTTGGCGGGGGCGAAGCTTTCCGATTGCGACCTGAGCATGGCCAAGCTCCGTGGAAACTTCTCGAGGGCGAATTTGAATCGCTCAGATTTACGGGCCTCTGATCTCAAAGGGGCCAACCTTCGTCGGGCATCGTTGAAGAAAGATTGCCTGGAAGGAGCCATCTTCATTGGGGCCGATCTTACCGATGCAAACCTGGAAGGGGCCAAGCTGACCGGGGCTAAGTTCTTCAATGCCATCTTGCGGGGGACTCTCCTAGAAGATTCCGAAATGGATATCCGTGTGGGAAATGGTGGGCTAGGCAAAAAGAACAAGTCACCATCCAAGTCGTAG
- a CDS encoding response regulator: protein MPTILIVDDTPVDLHLIEAILKKDAANDSIAKAGHGMEALEKLHAIHDEVDLVVTDLNMPEMNGLELVMRMQTIYPEIPVILTTAHGSEQLAIQALEQGATCYVPKSHIAERLIATVQQVRALGVAEKNYERLTDSMRTAEFTFELQNDPALFERLVEMLQQICGSLGLCEDSGQVRLGMALEGVLFNACYRGNLELSLDEIDQLQLGDPEALSWSNLAG from the coding sequence ATGCCCACCATCCTGATCGTCGATGATACGCCGGTCGATTTGCATTTGATTGAGGCAATTCTGAAGAAGGATGCTGCCAACGATTCGATTGCCAAAGCGGGTCATGGCATGGAAGCGCTGGAAAAGCTGCACGCCATCCATGACGAGGTCGATCTCGTCGTTACTGACTTGAACATGCCAGAAATGAACGGCCTGGAGTTGGTGATGCGGATGCAGACCATTTATCCAGAAATCCCGGTGATTCTGACAACGGCCCACGGCAGCGAGCAGCTCGCCATCCAGGCCCTGGAACAAGGAGCCACCTGCTATGTTCCTAAATCGCATATCGCCGAACGATTGATAGCCACGGTTCAGCAGGTTCGAGCACTGGGTGTTGCCGAAAAGAATTACGAGCGTCTCACCGACAGCATGCGAACTGCGGAGTTCACTTTCGAGCTTCAAAACGATCCAGCATTGTTTGAACGTCTCGTTGAAATGCTGCAGCAAATCTGCGGAAGTCTTGGCCTGTGTGAAGACAGTGGCCAGGTTCGACTGGGGATGGCTCTCGAAGGTGTTCTATTTAACGCGTGCTATCGCGGGAACCTGGAATTGTCTCTCGATGAGATTGATCAACTTCAACTAGGAGATCCCGAGGCCTTGTCTTGGTCGAATCTCGCCGGATGA